The following are from one region of the Dreissena polymorpha isolate Duluth1 chromosome 2, UMN_Dpol_1.0, whole genome shotgun sequence genome:
- the LOC127869127 gene encoding uncharacterized protein LOC127869127, translated as MASGISSQCSKVTQISELTNSQPTGLEGLSVELETVLGEIKTLQISQKASIQSLQRTYKEHSAVMIEQMRGNLNTYIDECDNNSVGTSGGNEQYLKEEMCRSVLSIVNEFDNITAKELNEMKDEVISIKGSVTSSIHKCTNVHNDLSQFHEIVQKIGDHKQLCLIASIKCKHIIQQALTLLGKSGKAFDVQSNTKHNVRIPSDSGECFITGICVLPDGQVLIVDSKNQKVKLLNQQYQVVSHWDVNARPVAICLITPSEVAVAVNTSKIHEVQFITVNQGKLVPGRKFQLQHECTGIAHHYEDLFVTSGQELYKYSLNGKLICRLYQDRLAYLPVYKCAVSPTGDRLYITSYWNKLLTLARDGTLLATYTDPALRWPRGLHVTPAGQVLVCGWQSNTVLQVGWEGQSKLTTLATKEDGVRWPWPVCYCSTTSSIIVGLDLNDNILVFRVE; from the exons ccagtgcagtaaagtgacccagatttcggagctgaccaactcgcAGCCCACAGGCTTAGAGgggctgtcagtggagctggaaactgtcctgggggaaattaaaaccctgcaaATCAGTCAgaaggccagcattcagtcattgcagagaacatacaaggaacatagtgcagttatgatagagcaaatgcgtggcaatttaaatacttatatagatgaatgtgataataattctgtgggtacatcaggcggaaatgagcaatatttaaaagaagagatgtgtaggagtgttctctctatcgtgaatgaatttgataatattactgcgaaggaacttaacgagatgaaagatgaagttataagcattaaagggtcagttacaagttctattcataaatgcaccaatgttcacaatgacttgtcacaattccatgaaattgttcagaaaattggagatcataagcagctctgccttatagccagcataaaatgtaagcatataatacagcaggcactgactctgctgggaaagtcaggcaaggcgttTGATGTCCAGAGTAATACtaagcacaatgtgagaataccaagtgattcaggtGAATGTTTTATcacaggcatatgtgttcttcccGATGGGCAGGTACTGATTGTAGACTCGAAAAATCAGaaagtcaagctgctgaaccagcagtaccaggtggtgagtcactgggatgtTAATGCTAGGCCAGTTGCCATTTgtttgatcacacccagtgaggttgcagtggctgtgaataCTAGCaagatacatgaggtccagtttatcactgtcaaccagggaaagcttgttcctggcaggaagtttcagttacaacatgaatgtacagGTATTGCCCATCACTATGAagacctttttgtcacctctggtcaagaactgtacaaatactcactgaatggcaaactgatctgcagactcTACCAAGATAGATTAGCTTATTTgccag tatacaagtgtgctgtgagtcccacaggagacaggctgtacatcaccagctactggaacaagcttctcaccctggccagggatggcacactcctggctacatacacagacccagcactacgATGGCCacgtggtctacatgtgacccctgcaggccaggtgctggtctgtggatggcAGTccaacactgtactacaggtgggctgggaggggcaGAGTAAGCTGACTACGCTGGCTACTAAGGAGGATGGAGTGAGGTGGCCATGGCCAGTCTGCTACtgcagcaccacatcatccatcattgtgggactggATTTGaacgacaacatcctggtgttcagagtggaatag